From Solwaraspora sp. WMMD1047, the proteins below share one genomic window:
- the recQ gene encoding DNA helicase RecQ: protein MANPTDQLTDEPARVLRRVFGYDTFRGNQREIIDHVVGGGDALVLMPTGGGKSLCYQIPALVRDGVAVVISPLIALMQDQVDALTTLGVRAGFLNSTQDLDERRRMESAFLAGEIDLLYLAPEALRSEYTLRLLDRGTIALFAIDEAHCVAQWGHDFRPDYLALSMLHERWPAVPRIALTATATTATRAEIATRLNLRDARHFVASFDRPNIQYRIVPKREPRRQLLELLRDEHPGDSGIVYCLSRASVEKTAEFLTQNGIAALPYHAGLDAGTRAANQQRFLRSDGLVMVATIAFGMGIDKPDVRFVAHLDLPKSVEGYYQETGRAGRDGLPSTAWLAYGLADVVQQRKMIDSSDGDLARRRVLAAHLDAMLALCETVQCRRVQLLAYFGQQGAACGNCDTCLDPPESWDGTVAAQKLLSTVLRLQRERNQKFGAGQSIDILLGRETEKVVAHRHDQLSVFGIGTELTEVQWRGVVRQLLAQGLLAVEGDYGTLVLTESSAEVLGRRRDVTMRRESTRPAPARPARSRAAGSAAPVAELSPAAAPVFERLRAWRAATAKEQGVPAYVIFHDATLRQIAAQSPTTLADLGGISGIGENKLARYGQQILDTLAS, encoded by the coding sequence GTGGCCAACCCGACCGATCAGCTGACCGACGAACCGGCGCGGGTGCTGCGCCGGGTCTTCGGCTACGACACCTTCCGGGGCAACCAGCGGGAGATCATCGACCACGTCGTCGGTGGTGGCGATGCCCTGGTGCTGATGCCCACCGGCGGCGGCAAGTCGCTCTGCTACCAGATCCCGGCGCTGGTCCGCGACGGCGTGGCGGTGGTGATCTCGCCGCTGATCGCCCTCATGCAGGACCAGGTCGACGCACTCACCACCCTCGGGGTGCGGGCCGGCTTCCTCAACTCCACCCAGGACCTCGACGAGCGCCGCCGGATGGAGTCGGCCTTCCTCGCCGGCGAGATCGACCTGCTCTACCTCGCGCCCGAGGCGCTGCGCTCGGAGTACACACTACGGCTGCTCGACCGGGGCACGATCGCGCTGTTCGCGATCGACGAGGCGCACTGCGTGGCCCAGTGGGGCCACGACTTCCGCCCCGACTACCTGGCGCTGTCGATGCTGCACGAGCGCTGGCCGGCCGTACCCCGGATCGCCCTGACCGCGACGGCGACCACCGCGACCCGCGCCGAGATCGCGACCCGGTTGAACCTGCGCGACGCCCGGCACTTCGTGGCCAGCTTCGACCGGCCGAACATCCAGTACCGGATCGTGCCCAAGCGGGAGCCGCGCCGCCAGCTGCTGGAGCTGCTGCGCGACGAACACCCGGGCGACTCCGGCATCGTCTACTGCCTGTCCCGCGCCTCGGTCGAGAAGACCGCCGAGTTCCTGACCCAGAACGGGATCGCGGCGCTGCCGTACCACGCCGGGCTGGACGCCGGCACCCGGGCGGCCAACCAGCAGCGCTTCCTGCGCTCCGACGGGCTGGTGATGGTGGCGACGATCGCGTTCGGGATGGGCATCGACAAGCCGGACGTACGCTTCGTCGCCCACCTCGACCTGCCCAAGTCCGTCGAGGGCTACTACCAGGAGACCGGCCGGGCGGGCCGGGACGGCCTGCCGTCCACGGCCTGGCTGGCGTACGGCCTGGCCGACGTCGTGCAGCAGCGCAAGATGATCGACAGCTCGGACGGTGACCTGGCCCGCCGTCGGGTGCTCGCCGCCCACCTCGACGCCATGCTGGCGCTCTGCGAGACGGTGCAGTGCCGGCGGGTGCAGCTGCTGGCGTACTTCGGCCAGCAGGGGGCCGCCTGCGGCAACTGCGACACCTGCCTGGACCCGCCGGAGTCCTGGGACGGCACGGTCGCCGCGCAGAAGCTCCTCTCGACCGTGCTGCGCCTGCAGCGCGAGCGCAACCAGAAGTTCGGCGCCGGTCAGTCCATCGACATCCTGCTCGGTCGGGAGACGGAGAAGGTGGTCGCCCACCGGCACGACCAGCTCAGCGTCTTCGGTATCGGCACCGAGTTGACCGAGGTGCAGTGGCGCGGGGTGGTGCGCCAACTGCTCGCGCAGGGCCTGCTGGCGGTCGAGGGCGACTACGGCACGCTGGTGCTCACCGAGTCCAGCGCCGAGGTGCTGGGCCGCCGGCGGGACGTCACGATGCGCCGGGAGTCCACCCGCCCGGCGCCCGCCCGTCCCGCGAGGTCGCGGGCGGCCGGGTCCGCTGCCCCGGTCGCGGAGTTGTCGCCGGCCGCCGCGCCGGTGTTCGAGCGGTTGCGGGCCTGGCGGGCCGCCACTGCCAAGGAGCAGGGCGTGCCGGCGTACGTGATCTTCCACGACGCGACGCTGCGCCAGATCGCCGCCCAGTCGCCGACGACCCTGGCCGACCTGGGCGGGATCAGCGGTATCGGAGAGAACAAGCTGGCCCGCTACGGCCAGCAGATCCTCGACACCCTGGCCTCCTGA